ATGGCGCAGGGCAAGCTGGGCCTGCCGCAATGCCGATACGGGGGATACGCCGGAGCGCAGGGCCTCGTGCAGCTTCTGCATGAGGACGACCGTGGCATCGTCATCGATCGGCCAGCCGGCCGCGATGACATTGTGAACTCCGGCGCGATGCAACACACCCGCCAAGGACTCCAATCCACTCAAAGGCGTAACACGACCCACACGGGTGTCGCAGGCGGCGAGGATCATGAGTTGCACATCGGGCAGGCGATACGTGCTCAGCGCGCTCGCCCGGAACAATGAATCCCCCGTGGTGGTGGGAATACGCAGCGCCGATTGTTCCGGAATCTCATTGTCGATGATCGCATGTCCGGCAAAGTGCACGATGTCGGCCGACTGCATGGCCTGTTGCAAGTCGGCATGCTCCGCAGTGGCCGTCGACACGACGCGCGCATACGCTCCCCAGATGGTGCGTAGTGTCGCCACTTCCTGTATAGCGCCTGGCAGGCGCGAAGCTCCCAGGCGTGGTGCGGCGTCGATGATCAGTGTGCGTGATGGATGGACCGTACGTTCCGTCAGTTGGATGGTCGCGATCCGACGGGATGGGGTAAGAACGATTTCGTAATCGTCGACGAGATAGCGGAGTGATGCCGGGAGTGATGCCACGCCTTGCTGCTTCGCATGCAGCGCGGGCCAGGGAACACGCGTGGCGATGCCCTGGACATCTAGCACGAGGCGGGGAGCCGCATCGTGCTTCGGGAGAGCCGACAATCTCCGTTGCCACGGCGCGATCAGGGCGTCGTACATGACCGACAGCGCCTCGTCGTCGGTGCGGGTGACCAATGACTGCAGTGTCCGGGTCGTGATTGGCGACAGATCGATCCGGACCGTGCCCGGCGACTCCGGAGGCCTGGTGAACAACAGCACCGAGTCCCCGATCTGTCGCACGGCCAGCCACGAAGATGCGGCCGGTGATGATGGCGACCTGGTGTAGCCCAGCGAATCGACCAGCGACAATCCACTGGCTACGGCAAGTGCCGCATTGGCCCGTTGCTGATGGAGCAGAGATCGGACCAACTGTTCCCGTGCGTTGCTCATCATCGCCACCAGCCGCGACTCGGCAAACACCGTGGCGTCACGTGTGCCACGCGCGCGATAGGCGGTCAGCACGCTGTCGAGTTCCAGTTGGGCGGCCGTGGTGTCTCCCGCGCGCAGTCGGGCCCGTCCCCGCAGTTGCCGGAGAGAAAGCAGGCGATTGGCATTGGGTTTCTGCTGCGCTACGCGTAACGCAGAATCCAGATACGACAGGACCGCCTGCATGTCCGGTTTGCTCTGCAAGAGCTCCATCTGAGCGGAAAGCTCCTGGGCAAAATCCGTTGAGGCGGCACGAATGCTGGGCGGACTTTCGGCGGCTACCCGCGCCGCATGTTCCACCGCGCTTTGCGCGAGAGCAATGGCCCTCTTACGCGCCGAGGGCAATGCGTACTCTGTGCGTGAAATGGCTTCCTGCGCCCGACGGTAGGCGTTGTCGAGGCGGGTACTCGGACGCAGTGTCCGCGCAGCGAGGAATTCGGTTTCCTCGGTCATGGCCGCGGCCGCATATGATAGGCGATTGAGCTCGACACCCCGCTGCAACTGTCCGAACGCGCCCCAGCTTCGTATGACGATCGGTTGACGAGCGGCACGACGGGCTGCCCGCAACCCGCTGAGCGCCGCGGCGTGGAGATTTCCCATCTGATTCTCCGCACCCACCCGCATGGCCGGCACCGCCACGGCACACTCTTCGTCATCGGCGGCCAGGCATTCCTGCTCGAGCGTGATGAACAGCTCGCGCGCCTGCGCCTGCTCACGCGTGACCAGCTTCACGAGTGCGTCGAGCCAGGCCACCCGACGTTTCACCCACGGGTATTCATCCGTGGCGTATCGGGGACCCTGCGTGGCCAGCACCTTCCGCGCCTCCTCGGGTGCGCTGCGTTGTGTCAGCAGCAGCGGCCCGAGATACCACGTCCATGCCGGGAACGCTTTCATGAACGCGTGCTGGCGTTTCATCCGCGCCAGCGCGGAGTCCGCCTGCGTGAACTCCGACAGATAGAAGTGCGCCCAGTACTCGCCATACGCCACGAACCCTTCGGCGAGTTCACGGCGGGCCGTGGTGTCCACGGTGGTCAGTACGACCTGCTGCACGGCGCGGGGAGAATGGTGCCGGTCGGGGTCGTGGCTGGCACGAACGATCGTGTCCAGCTCCGCGAGTGCCTTGGCCGTGCCTTCGGCGTCGTCGGCCAGCCAGGCGCGGCCCCATGCCGGCGCCACCGTGCGCCAGACGTACTCCCGGGTGAAATCGAGCCATCGAGCCCGCCGGGCGTTGTGACCGGGGCTGCGCATGATGTCGTCGTCGCCCAGATCGATCGTGGGGCGCGGGCGTCCGCTCACCTTCTCGTACCGCGCCCAGGCCGATTCCTGCGTGCGACGCAAGCCGATCCAGGTCGACGCGAGCGCACTGTTCCATGCCGCTGCCGCAGAGGTCGGTTCGATCACCAGGGCATGTTCGGCGGCATCCAGTGCTGTCAGCAGATCCATGCCATCACCATGACGCCTGTAGCGCAGCAACAACGCAGCAGATATATCAGACCAGATGTCGGAACCAGCGCGTGGGTCGCGCGAAGCCTCCTGGAGTGTGGACACCGCTCGCGCCAACACGGTGTCGTTGCTCACGCCGTACCAGAGGTCGATCAGCCCGCGGGTGTGCACGACTTCCAGGTTTGCCGGGGCGGTGTTGGCATTCTGAGGAAGTTCCGGGCCGAGGTCGACGGCCAGCGCCGTCAGGCGGCTGGTGGCGGCCGCATCGTCCCGCCGCGTGGTGCTGCCGCAGTCGGCCGCCGTCACTGTCGTGGTATCCGCAAAAACGAAGTGATCGCAGTCCCGGCCGCCGCCGGTGGACAGCGCCACGGGAATTCCCCAGGACAGACCTTCCAGTCGATGCTGGGGGGTCTTGTCCTGACAGGCGGAGAGCGCGAGCAGCGCGAGGAACAGGAGCCGGGAAAATCGCATTCCTGTGGAGTATGTCGGCCTCCACTCGAGCTCGCCACGGGAGACGGATCGGCTGCCGCCGTTTGCCAACCCGGGGCGGACCAGGGTGCGGGGTTGCCCGGTATGCGATCTCTGGCGGTTCAGGGAGGTCTCAGAAGGTCCAAGGCAGGAGCTGAACCTTCCGGGTGATCAGCACACGGGAGTGTCTCCCACCGATCACTCCGATCTTGGCGTTGCCCCAGGCGACATAGCCGCCGAATCTCGAAACCCCGTGGAACGGGGATTCCAGCGCCCCATCCTTCGCGCCGGCGGCCAACGCTCCCACGGTGATGTGTCCGGGGCGCAGAATGCCACCTTCCCGGCCGCCCCATCCCGGCTTCCAGATGTAGATGCGCAGCCCCGCTTCGGCCACGCTGATCGCGTCGCTGCGAATGCCTTTGCGCGGGAGACTGATCCAGGTCGGGACATACGCCGCGGACAATTCGAAACGGGACGGCGATTCATCGGACTGCGGGCCGAAGAACGGCAGCCACTGCGCGGCATAGTTGATGCCGACCTCCGCGAGATTGCGGGTGGGCGCATCGGGCCCATACTTGCGCTCGAACCGACGCAGTCGCTCGAGGCTTTCACTCAGCGACTGCCGGCGCCGCGCCGAGTTGAAGGCGTCGACGGGCACGAAGAGCTCACGGGCGCGCGGCGCACCCGCCGCTTCGGCCAGCGGCCGGCGTATGGACTGTTCCGCGAGCGCGGCGAGCGTGTCGATGGCTGCGGCCTCGACGGGGGTGAGCGCCAGCACACGGCGCCGTGCCACGTCGGAAAATCGCGCGCGCTCGGCGACGAGATCGGGCAGCGGCCGGGCACCGATGTCCGGGCGCGTGAGTCGGGAGAGGACATCCTGCAGTTTGGCGTGCAGCGGCGGCGCGCTCGTGCGGGCATCGAGCAGCGAGTCGGCCGCGCGCATGGCCCGCACGAGCGAGTCGATCGTCTGACGGGCAAAGCGCGCCCGCAGACTGTCCGCGTTGGGAGCGGGTTGTCCTCCCAGCGAGGCGCGCGGTGCAATTGTCATCAACCCGATGATGGCGCAGAAGACGAGGCTTCTCACGGCGCCTCTTGTTCCGCCGCTCACCACGCTTCGTGTGGCGCGGGTCATGCCAGCCACTCCCGCAGCCGGGCCGCGTGACGCTCCACGTAACCTTCCCAGCTATGGGGATTGTCGAGTCCGAACAGCGGTGGCGCATCGGGTTGACGCGCGGCGCGGAACGTGGCGAGCAACGCCGCCGGTGAGTCGATGTGCAGCAATTCCTGATCGTCGATCACGGCGGCGAACTGCCCGTCCACGTTCATGTATCCCCAGTCCGCCTTGTGTCGGAAGAAATAGCCGCCCACCGGATCGAGGGATCCCGTGATGGAGATCCATCGTTTCACGGAGGGGGTGAAACCGCCGAGCATGAGCGGTTCGCCGGGAATGGTCAACGCGTCGCCTTTCACCGAGTAGAGCCAGCGCCGGTTGGGTACGAGCGCGCCCATGCGATCGGCCACGGTGCGAATGAGCTGCACCGGTGACGCCATGAAGATGACGTTCTCGAAGACGACTCCCTCCGAACCGGGGCGCAGCGCATGGGTGCCCATCACGGCGGCGTGGTGCAGCGCTTCGTAGGTGTGGAAGCAGCCGAGGGAGTGGCAGACGATGGAGAGGCGCCGCTCGAGGGGGTCGACACCGGAGTCCTCGGCGTCGAGCAGCATGCGTTTGATCTGCGCGAGAAAGGCATCGCGCACGGCCGCACGCGCTTCGGCGATCAGCACCGGCCAGAGGACATCGCCGATGACTTCGGCCAGCGTCTCGCCGATCTCGTCGTCCTGTATGGAATCGGAGAGCGTCGTGACCGCCTGTTGCAGCAGCGTCCCGACGTCGAGTTTGTTCTTGACCCAGTCGTTGATCTGGTCGTACCAGAGCTGATAGATGACGGTGGAGTCGGCGGCGGGGCCCAATGCCGTCCGCACCCGCGTCAATAGCTCCTGGTAGTCCCCGGGTGCCGCGTTGCCGATGCCGTGTACGAGAAGAATGGCGCGATTGCTCTTCCACGACTGGCTCTGGGGACTCCACGGCATGCCACGTTCCTCGCAGGCAAAAGCAGAAATGGTCGGGTGTCACATTCCCGGCACCATCGATTGCGGGATCATAGTCGATTCGCGGTGGGTGTACAGGAGAGACGTACCGATCCGTGATGATAGATTCCCGGTATGGCAGAGCCCGTGAATTCGCCCATCGATGCGATGGAGGAGTGGCCGGTGGAGTCGCCGTGCATCAAGGTGTGCCGGCTGGATCTCGACGACCGGTGTTATGGCTGTGGCCGGACGCTGGACGATATCCGGCGGTGGTCCTCGATGACGCTGGAAGAACGACGGGCGGTGAATCGGCGGATCGGATTTCGTGGGCACAAACGTGCGTGATGTCACAATGACGGCCGTCGAATGTGCCGTCAGGTGGTCTGGCGCGGGCTCCGGCACGTGACGGCCGCGGGACAGGTGAGGTAAGGAAGGGGAAGGACATTCCCACCTCAACAGGATCCCGCCATGTCGAGATTGTCCCTGGGTGTCGCCGTCGTGGGCACGTTGCTCCTGACGGCATGCGGCGAAGGCACCGGCCCCGGTGATTCCAATACGCGTGTCGATTCCCTGACCGCGTTACCACGGACCCTGTCGGCCGTGGAGTTGGAAGGCGTCCAGGCGAACAACGGCTTCGCACTCTCGCTGCTGCGCAGCACAGTGACGCGGATCTCCGGAGACTCGGGCAGCGCAAAGAACGTGCTGCTGTCTCCCATCAGCGTTTCGTTCGCGCTCGGACTGACGATGAATGGCGCGGCCAACACGACGCTGGCGGAAATGCAGCAGACCCTGGGGTGGGGGAGTCGGAGCCGTACGGAAATCAACACCGCCTATCGTGATCTCGCGGCGCTACTGCCCAGTCTGGACAACTCGACCACCATCCGGATCGCCAACGGGGTGTGGGTCCTGAGCCCGATGCGAGCCGATACCGGTTTCGCGCGGGATGCCCAGACGTATTTTGGCGCGCCGGTACATTCGCTGCCCACGCCACGGAGCATGTACGACTCGGTCAACGCGTGGGGGAAACGGCAGACCGATGGGATGGTGCCCAGGGTGCTCGAAGATGCTCCGCCCCCGAATCTGGCCATGCTGCTGGTGAACGCGGTGCTGTTCTCCGGCACCTGGCGTGACCGGTTCGATCCGGCAAAGACCACGCCCCGTACCTTCACTCCCACGTCGGGTGCGGCGTTCTCCCATCCGATGATGCAGCGGACGGGAAACTTCCTGGCCTTCGGCAACGGGAAGGTGTCGGCGGTGGAGCTGTTGTACGGCAATGGGGCTTACAGCATGGTGCTGATCGCCCCACAGAACGAGCCGGCGAGCCAGTACGCGGCGCGCCTGGACACGGCGGAGTACGGGTCGATCCTGCGGGGGCTGCGTGCGGCCGACAATCGGAGTGACGTGATCCTGCCCCGGTTCACCGTGCGGGGGACGCTCGAGCTCAAGCCCATGCTGGAAGCCATGGGCATGCCACGCGCCTTCACTCCTACTGCGGAGTTTCCCCGCCTGATAGGCGGCGAGGGAGCGCAGTTGGAGTTCGTCCGGCACGGGGTGGCGCTGGAGGTGGATGAACGGGGGTCGCGCGCCGCGGCGG
The sequence above is drawn from the Gemmatimonas aurantiaca genome and encodes:
- a CDS encoding CHAT domain-containing protein; its protein translation is MRFSRLLFLALLALSACQDKTPQHRLEGLSWGIPVALSTGGGRDCDHFVFADTTTVTAADCGSTTRRDDAAATSRLTALAVDLGPELPQNANTAPANLEVVHTRGLIDLWYGVSNDTVLARAVSTLQEASRDPRAGSDIWSDISAALLLRYRRHGDGMDLLTALDAAEHALVIEPTSAAAAWNSALASTWIGLRRTQESAWARYEKVSGRPRPTIDLGDDDIMRSPGHNARRARWLDFTREYVWRTVAPAWGRAWLADDAEGTAKALAELDTIVRASHDPDRHHSPRAVQQVVLTTVDTTARRELAEGFVAYGEYWAHFYLSEFTQADSALARMKRQHAFMKAFPAWTWYLGPLLLTQRSAPEEARKVLATQGPRYATDEYPWVKRRVAWLDALVKLVTREQAQARELFITLEQECLAADDEECAVAVPAMRVGAENQMGNLHAAALSGLRAARRAARQPIVIRSWGAFGQLQRGVELNRLSYAAAAMTEETEFLAARTLRPSTRLDNAYRRAQEAISRTEYALPSARKRAIALAQSAVEHAARVAAESPPSIRAASTDFAQELSAQMELLQSKPDMQAVLSYLDSALRVAQQKPNANRLLSLRQLRGRARLRAGDTTAAQLELDSVLTAYRARGTRDATVFAESRLVAMMSNAREQLVRSLLHQQRANAALAVASGLSLVDSLGYTRSPSSPAASSWLAVRQIGDSVLLFTRPPESPGTVRIDLSPITTRTLQSLVTRTDDEALSVMYDALIAPWQRRLSALPKHDAAPRLVLDVQGIATRVPWPALHAKQQGVASLPASLRYLVDDYEIVLTPSRRIATIQLTERTVHPSRTLIIDAAPRLGASRLPGAIQEVATLRTIWGAYARVVSTATAEHADLQQAMQSADIVHFAGHAIIDNEIPEQSALRIPTTTGDSLFRASALSTYRLPDVQLMILAACDTRVGRVTPLSGLESLAGVLHRAGVHNVIAAGWPIDDDATVVLMQKLHEALRSGVSPVSALRQAQLALRHDPDPTRNTPSVWAAFQILSRGEQ
- a CDS encoding DUF1289 domain-containing protein; amino-acid sequence: MAEPVNSPIDAMEEWPVESPCIKVCRLDLDDRCYGCGRTLDDIRRWSSMTLEERRAVNRRIGFRGHKRA
- a CDS encoding serpin family protein, translated to MSRLSLGVAVVGTLLLTACGEGTGPGDSNTRVDSLTALPRTLSAVELEGVQANNGFALSLLRSTVTRISGDSGSAKNVLLSPISVSFALGLTMNGAANTTLAEMQQTLGWGSRSRTEINTAYRDLAALLPSLDNSTTIRIANGVWVLSPMRADTGFARDAQTYFGAPVHSLPTPRSMYDSVNAWGKRQTDGMVPRVLEDAPPPNLAMLLVNAVLFSGTWRDRFDPAKTTPRTFTPTSGAAFSHPMMQRTGNFLAFGNGKVSAVELLYGNGAYSMVLIAPQNEPASQYAARLDTAEYGSILRGLRAADNRSDVILPRFTVRGTLELKPMLEAMGMPRAFTPTAEFPRLIGGEGAQLEFVRHGVALEVDERGSRAAAVTVVGATVVSMPPVYAFTRPFVFFIRERLSGTILFAGVVNDPRQ